From Peromyscus maniculatus bairdii isolate BWxNUB_F1_BW_parent chromosome 8, HU_Pman_BW_mat_3.1, whole genome shotgun sequence, a single genomic window includes:
- the Vasn gene encoding vasorin → MHSRSCLPSLLLLFLLLLASGVQGCPSGCQCSQPQTVFCAARQGTTVPRDVPPDTVGLYIFENGITTLDVGSFAGLPGLQLLDLSQNQITSLPGGIFQPLVNLSNLDLTANKLHEISNETFRGLRRLERLYLGKNRIRHIQPGAFDALDHLLELKLQDNELRVLPPLHLPRLLLLDLSYNNIPALESGVLDTANVEALRLAGLGLRQLDEGLFGRLRNLHDLDVSDNQLEHMPSVIQGLRGLTRLRLAGNTRIAHLRPEDLAGLTALQELDVSNLSLQGLPSDLSNLFPRLRLLAAARNPFNCVCPLSWFGPWVRESHVVLASPEETRCHFPPKNAGRLLLDLDYADFGCPVTTTTATAPTVRPTIRESTPSPSSRGPTWPSLTEPTTQASISPSTAPPTMRPAPQPQDCPASTCLNGGTCRVGARHHRECLCPEGFTGLYCESPVGRGMKPSSTPDTPRPPRPLPLSIEPVSPTSVRVGLQRYLQGDTVQLRSLRLTYRNLSGPDKRLVTLRLPASLAEYTVTQLRPNATYSICVTPLGAGRTPEGEEACGEASTPQAVRSNHAPVTQAREGNLPLLIAPALAAVLLAVLAAAGAAYCVRRGRASAAAEDKGQVGPGTGPLELEGVKAPLEPSSKATEGGGEVLSGGPECEVPLMGYPGPSLQGVLPAKHYI, encoded by the coding sequence ATGCACTCCAGGAGCTGTCTgccatctctcctgctgctgTTCCTGCTGCTTCTGGCGTCTGGAGTCCAGGGCTGCCCGTCCGGCTGTCAGTGCAGCCAGCCACAGACCGTGTTCTGTGCTGCCCGCCAGGGAACCACGGTGCCCCGAGACGTGCCCCCTGACACGGTGGGCCTGTACATCTTTGAGAACGGCATCACCACACTTGATGTGGGCAGTTTTGCTGGCCTGCCCGGCCTGCAGCTCCTGGACTTGTCACAGAACCAGATCACTAGCCTGCCTGGTGGCATCTTCCAGCCACTTGTTAACCTCAGTAACCTGGACCTGACTGCCAACAAACTGCATGAGATCTCCAATGAGACCTTCCGAGGCCTGCGACGCCTTGAGCGCCTCTACCTGGGCAAGAACCGCATTCGCCACATCCAGCCTGGCGCCTTTGACGCCCTTGACCACCTCCTGGAGCTCAAGTTGCAGGACAATGAGCTTCGGGTGCTGCCTCCATTGCATCTGCCCCGCCTGCTGCTGCTCGATCTCAGCTACAACAACATCCCAGCCCTGGAATCCGGGGTTCTGGATACTGCCAACGTGGAGGCCCTGAGGTTGGCTGGCCTGGGGCTGCGGCAGCTGGATGAGGGGCTTTTTGGCCGCCTGCGCAACCTCCACGACCTGGATGTTTCTGACAACCAGTTGGAGCACATGCCATCTGTGATCCAAGGCCTGCGTGGCCTGACGCGCCTCCGACTGGCCGGCAATACCCGCATTGCCCATTTGCGGCCCGAGGACCTGGCCGGCCTGACCGCCCTGCAGGAACTGGATGTGAGCAACCTGAGCCTGCAGGGCCTGCCCAGTGACCTCTCAAATCTCTTTCCCCGCCTGCGCCTCCTGGCAGCCGCCCGAAACCCCTTCAACTGCGTGTGCCCCTTGAGCTGGTTTGGGCCTTGGGTGCGTGAGAGCCACGTGGTGCTGGCCAGCCCTGAGGAGACGCGCTGCCACTTCCCACCCAAGAATGCTGGCCGGCTGCTCCTGGACCTGGATTATGCGGATTTTGGCTGCCcagtcaccaccaccacagccacggCCCCGACTGTAAGGCCTACTATCAGGGAGTCCACACCCTCGCCTTCTAGCCGAGGTCCCACGTGGCCCAGCCTCACAGAACCAACTACCCAGGCCTCCATCTCACCATCCACGGCCCCACCAACCATGAGGCCTGCTCCTCAGCCCCAGGACTGCCCAGCATCCACCTGCCTGAATGGTGGGACCTGCCGCGTGGGGGCCCGACACCACCGGGAGTGTCTGTGCCCCGAGGGCTTCACTGGGCTGTACTGCGAGAGTCCAGTGGGGCGCGGGATGAAGCCCAGCTCCACACCAGACACGCCGAGGCCCCCGCGGCCCCTGCCTCTCAGCATTGAGCCCGTGAGCCCCACCTCCGTGCGTGTGGGGCTGCAGCGCTACCTGCAGGGCGACACGGTACAGCTCCGCAGCCTCCGCCTCACCTACCGGAACTTGTCCGGCCCCGACAAGCGGCTGGTGACCTTGCGGctgcctgcttccctggcagAGTACACGGTCACTCAGCTGCGGCCCAACGCCACCTATTCCATCTGTGTCACACCCCTGGGAGCCGGGCGGACACCCGAAGGTGAGGAGGCCTGTGGGGAGGCCAGCACTCCCCAGGCGGTCCGCTCTAATCACGCCCCAGTTACCCAGGCCCGAGAGGGCAATCTGCCGCTCCTCATCGCGCCTGCCCTGGCCGCTGTCCTTCTGGCTGTGTTGGCTGCTGCAGGAGCCGCCTACTGTGTGCGGCGGGGGAGGGCATCGGCTGCGGCGGAGGACAAAGGGCAGGTGGGACCAGGGACTGGGCCCCTGGAACTAGAGGGGGTGAAAGCCCCCTTGGAGCCAAGCTCTAAGGCAacagagggaggtggagaggtcCTGTCAGGTGGTCCTGAATGTGAGGTGCCCCTTATGGGCTACCCAGGGCCCAGCCTTCAGGGGGTCCTCCCTGCTAAGCACTACATCTaa